In Lacinutrix sp. Bg11-31, the DNA window GTTTTAAATATTTAGACGCGCCAGTAATGACTATTGGTAGTGAAAATATGCCTGCAATACCATTAAATTCTACTTTAGAGCAAACAATGATTCCTTCAACAGAAAAAGTAAAAATAAAAATTGAGCATTTACTTAATTATTAGTTTTGTTTAACTCACTAAGTTAAGAGCATAAATTATTCTATTTTTGCAGATGAAATGGCAGATAAGAAAAAAGACATACGAGCATTAACAAAAGAGCAACTTCGAGACTTTTTTGAAAAAGAAGGAGACAAAGCTTTTCGTGGCAATCAAGTTTACGAATGGTTATGGAGTAAAGGAGCGCATTCTTTTGAGGATATGACGAATCTCTCTAAAGAGACTCGCCAAATGCTAGAGGATAACTTTGTTATTAATCATATTGAAGTCGATACGATGCAGCGTAGTAGTGATGGTACAGTAAAAAATGCTGTAAAATTACACGATGGATTAATTGTAGAGTCTGTGCTTATTCCGACTGAAACACGAACAACTGCTTGTGTTTCTAGTCAAGTTGGTTGTAGTTTGGATTGTAAGTTTTGTGCTACTTCGCGTTTAAAACGTATGCGAAATTTAAATCCAGATGAAATTTACGATCAGGTAGTTGCTATAGATAGGGAAAGTAAATTATACTTTAATAGGCCATTAAGTAATATTGTGTTTATGGGAATGGGAGAACCACTCATGAATTATAATAATGTTATTAAGTCTATAGATAAAATAACGTCTCCAGAAGGCCTAGGAATGTCGCCAAAACGGATAGTAGTGTCTACATCTGGTGTGCCTAAGATTATTAAAAAAATGGCAGACGACCAGGTTAAATTTAATTTAGCTGTTTCTCTACATTCTGCGATTGATGAGGTGAGAACCAAGATTATGCCTTTTAATGAAACCTTTCCGCTTAAAGATTTAAAGGAGTCTTTAGAATATTGGTACGAGAAAACAGAACGTAAAATCACTTACGAATATATCGTTTGGGATGGTATTAACGATAGAATGGAAGATA includes these proteins:
- the rlmN gene encoding 23S rRNA (adenine(2503)-C(2))-methyltransferase RlmN — translated: MADKKKDIRALTKEQLRDFFEKEGDKAFRGNQVYEWLWSKGAHSFEDMTNLSKETRQMLEDNFVINHIEVDTMQRSSDGTVKNAVKLHDGLIVESVLIPTETRTTACVSSQVGCSLDCKFCATSRLKRMRNLNPDEIYDQVVAIDRESKLYFNRPLSNIVFMGMGEPLMNYNNVIKSIDKITSPEGLGMSPKRIVVSTSGVPKIIKKMADDQVKFNLAVSLHSAIDEVRTKIMPFNETFPLKDLKESLEYWYEKTERKITYEYIVWDGINDRMEDIDALVKFCKHVPCKVNLIEYNPIDDGEFQQASGHAINNYIQELERNRIVVNVRRSRGKDIDAACGQLANKS